From the genome of Streptomyces sp. NBC_00659, one region includes:
- a CDS encoding IucA/IucC family protein produces MDRVDYKPTVFPQFTAGDMDEAADAYAAAPLLNCLLRELAEPTPEPGVHRLRADGRMLRVRGTRRPVEPEVYTGRAWHRLTHRELVAFAAEELRRSTGAANSELPAEMTDSRDVVAALLRARAGATPPEDPYLRSEQSLITGHPYHPAPKTRGGGPVTGWLPYAPEAYTRFPLELLAVREDMVVEEGDTRALDTLGRAPAGYRLLPAHPWQSTLTGAGREIRDAFADGRLLRLGPTARPFWPTAAVRTLYAPEGDLFVKFSLDVRITNDIRRLWKHDLLKMRATDAATAAAFAAQPGPAAWLSDRGYRTADFAFEELAVLVRDGLRDHLVPGATPLLAAALVEGFDGDPLDRLTEPSAWWAAYLRQVVPPVLEAFARHGVVVEAHLQNTLVAVDAAGTPVQALFRDAEGVKLLPGVTRAAGWERLVYCLIVNHLAELAALLAERFPGTDPWPAVRRELQRCGADHDLPEIAALLSSPTVPGKTNLLLRWTRADGADARYVPLPNPLAEA; encoded by the coding sequence ATGGATCGCGTGGACTACAAGCCGACCGTGTTCCCCCAGTTCACCGCGGGCGACATGGACGAGGCCGCCGACGCGTACGCCGCCGCGCCGTTGCTCAATTGTCTCCTTCGCGAGCTGGCGGAACCCACACCGGAACCGGGCGTCCACCGGCTCCGCGCCGATGGCCGGATGCTGCGCGTGCGGGGGACGCGGCGCCCCGTCGAGCCCGAGGTGTACACCGGGAGAGCCTGGCACCGGCTCACCCACCGGGAACTGGTCGCCTTCGCCGCCGAGGAACTGCGCCGGTCCACCGGAGCGGCCAACTCCGAGCTGCCCGCGGAGATGACCGACAGCCGGGACGTGGTCGCCGCCCTCCTGCGCGCCCGCGCCGGGGCGACGCCCCCCGAGGACCCGTATCTGCGTTCCGAACAGTCCCTGATCACGGGGCACCCGTACCACCCGGCGCCCAAGACCCGTGGTGGCGGCCCGGTCACCGGCTGGCTGCCCTACGCGCCCGAGGCGTACACCCGCTTCCCGCTGGAACTGCTCGCCGTGCGGGAGGACATGGTCGTCGAGGAGGGCGACACGAGGGCCCTCGACACCCTGGGCAGGGCCCCCGCCGGATACCGGCTGCTGCCCGCCCACCCCTGGCAGTCGACCCTGACCGGCGCCGGCCGGGAGATCCGGGACGCCTTCGCGGACGGCCGGCTCCTGCGCCTCGGACCCACCGCCCGCCCGTTCTGGCCGACGGCCGCGGTCCGTACCCTGTACGCCCCCGAGGGCGACCTGTTCGTCAAGTTCAGCCTCGACGTCCGCATCACCAACGACATCCGCCGGCTGTGGAAGCACGACCTGCTCAAGATGCGTGCCACCGACGCGGCGACCGCCGCCGCCTTCGCGGCGCAGCCGGGGCCCGCCGCCTGGCTGAGCGACCGCGGCTACCGCACCGCCGACTTCGCCTTCGAGGAACTCGCCGTCCTGGTCCGCGACGGACTGCGCGACCACCTCGTCCCCGGCGCGACGCCGCTGCTCGCCGCCGCCCTGGTGGAGGGGTTCGACGGCGACCCGCTCGACCGGCTGACCGAGCCCTCGGCCTGGTGGGCCGCCTACCTCCGCCAGGTGGTGCCCCCGGTGCTGGAGGCGTTCGCCCGCCACGGAGTCGTCGTCGAGGCCCACCTGCAGAACACCCTGGTCGCCGTGGACGCCGCCGGCACGCCCGTCCAGGCACTGTTCCGGGACGCCGAGGGAGTGAAACTGCTGCCGGGGGTGACCCGCGCGGCCGGCTGGGAACGGCTCGTGTACTGCCTGATCGTCAACCACCTCGCCGAGCTGGCCGCCCTGCTCGCCGAGCGGTTCCCGGGCACGGACCCCTGGCCCGCCGTACGACGCGAACTCCAGCGCTGCGGCGCGGACCACGACCTCCCCGAGATCGCGGCCCTGCTCTCCTCACCCACCGTCCCGGGCAAGACCAACCTGCTGCTCCGCTGGACCCGGGCGGACGGCGCCGACGCCCGCTATGTGCCCCTGCCGAACCCGCTGGCCGAGGCCTGA
- a CDS encoding aldo/keto reductase gives MEYTQLGRTGLKVSRLVLGTMNFGVHTEEAEAHRILDTALDLGVNVVDTADLYGWPEQPGRTETIIGNWLAQGGGRRERVVLATKVYSKTGDGPNEGGLSALHIRRAVEASLRRLRTDHIDLYQMHHVDRSVRWEEIWQAMEVLVTQGKITYVGSSNFAGWHLAAAQESAGARGLLGPVSEQSVYNLLERTVELEVAPAALHYGVGLLPWSPLHSGLLGGVLRQERSGIRRTAARAAAALATRREQIQEYEDFAAELGHEPGHVALAWLLAQPAVTAPVVGPRTLDHLHSAVAALDVRLEPKALDRLDQIFPGHRPAPEAYAW, from the coding sequence ATGGAGTACACCCAGCTCGGCCGCACCGGCCTCAAGGTCTCCCGGCTCGTCCTCGGCACCATGAATTTCGGGGTGCACACCGAGGAGGCGGAGGCCCACCGCATCCTCGACACCGCTCTCGACCTGGGCGTCAACGTCGTCGACACGGCGGATCTGTACGGCTGGCCGGAACAGCCCGGCCGGACGGAGACCATCATCGGCAACTGGCTGGCGCAGGGCGGCGGACGCCGCGAGCGCGTCGTACTCGCCACCAAGGTCTACTCGAAGACGGGCGACGGACCCAACGAGGGTGGGCTGTCGGCGCTGCACATCCGCCGCGCCGTGGAGGCCAGCCTGCGGCGGCTGCGCACCGACCACATCGACCTGTATCAGATGCACCACGTGGACCGGTCGGTCCGCTGGGAGGAGATCTGGCAGGCCATGGAAGTCCTGGTCACCCAAGGGAAGATCACCTACGTCGGCTCCAGCAACTTCGCCGGCTGGCACCTGGCGGCGGCGCAGGAGTCGGCCGGCGCCCGCGGTCTCCTCGGCCCGGTCAGCGAACAGTCCGTCTACAACCTGCTGGAACGCACGGTCGAGCTGGAGGTGGCCCCGGCCGCCCTGCACTACGGCGTCGGGCTGCTGCCGTGGTCCCCACTGCACAGCGGACTGCTCGGCGGCGTGCTGCGCCAGGAGCGCAGCGGCATCCGGCGGACGGCCGCCCGGGCCGCCGCCGCACTGGCGACCCGGCGCGAACAAATCCAGGAGTACGAGGACTTCGCCGCCGAGCTGGGCCACGAGCCGGGGCATGTGGCACTCGCCTGGCTGCTGGCGCAGCCCGCGGTCACCGCGCCCGTCGTCGGCCCCCGAACACTGGATCACCTGCACAGCGCGGTCGCGGCGCTGGACGTGCGGCTTGAGCCGAAGGCGCTGGACCGACTCGACCAGATCTTCCCCGGGCACCGGCCGGCGCCGGAAGCCTACGCCTGGTGA
- a CDS encoding SDR family oxidoreductase: MSILVTGATGKIGRHIVRELLAAEKDVLILTRYPQKVEPQPGLTVIQGDLTLPEGLSATLSRVEKAFLFPVLPAIGPFAEAARKAGVRRVVLFTGAWAAGLTERDLGSWVLPRYRAAEDALAGSGVPEWTVLRPAPFATNALWWAASIRDEGVVRLPYPDAVCPVIHEADIAASVVAALLGDGRHGARHTITGPALVSQAEQVAAIGEAIGRSLRVERIPAEQWRSDAERFLRPGIAGDLLREWSETARDPSTALPVLPAVTELTGRPARSFTRWAADHTADFAVV; the protein is encoded by the coding sequence ATGTCAATTCTGGTGACCGGGGCGACCGGTAAAATAGGCCGGCACATTGTGCGCGAACTGCTTGCCGCCGAAAAAGATGTCCTCATACTCACCCGCTACCCGCAGAAAGTCGAGCCGCAGCCCGGACTGACGGTAATCCAGGGGGACCTGACCTTACCTGAAGGTCTTTCCGCGACACTCAGCCGTGTCGAAAAGGCATTCCTCTTCCCGGTTCTGCCCGCCATCGGCCCGTTCGCGGAGGCGGCCCGGAAAGCGGGAGTGCGCCGCGTCGTCCTGTTCACCGGCGCATGGGCCGCCGGACTCACCGAGCGCGACCTCGGGTCCTGGGTCCTGCCGCGTTACCGGGCCGCCGAGGACGCGCTGGCCGGCAGCGGCGTCCCCGAGTGGACGGTGCTGCGGCCGGCGCCGTTCGCGACCAACGCCCTGTGGTGGGCCGCTTCCATCCGTGACGAGGGCGTCGTCCGGCTGCCGTATCCGGACGCGGTCTGCCCCGTGATCCACGAGGCGGACATCGCGGCCTCGGTGGTGGCAGCCCTCCTCGGCGACGGTCGGCACGGCGCCCGCCACACGATCACCGGTCCCGCGCTCGTCTCCCAGGCCGAGCAGGTCGCGGCGATCGGGGAGGCCATCGGGCGCTCGCTCCGGGTGGAGCGGATACCGGCCGAGCAGTGGCGGTCGGACGCGGAACGGTTCCTGCGTCCTGGCATCGCCGGCGACTTGCTGCGCGAGTGGTCCGAGACGGCGAGGGATCCCTCCACCGCGCTGCCGGTGCTGCCGGCCGTCACGGAGCTGACCGGACGGCCCGCCCGTAGCTTCACCCGGTGGGCGGCCGACCACACCGCCGACTTCGCGGTTGTGTGA
- a CDS encoding ParB N-terminal domain-containing protein yields MALPETRRLPSPTSATCDSAELWNAQADTIPVVRVALDALVTDDSPRLAGENEEHVQQLAQCVSPLPPIIVHRATSRVIDGVHRLRAARLKGRTHIDVQYFDGDAAEAFLLAVSRNANHGLPLSRSDRNAAALRIMRSHPEWSDRMIATAAGLSPKTVGSIRRRSGDALLRLNVRIGLDGKTRVVDTAERRKLAGEYVLAHPDASLRAVARESGLSLATARDVRERIQNGTSPLLPARRGSQAGAAEDPSADEADSLASIAMAKTLVTLKRDPSVRLTDHGRFLLRLLDTNAVASNRWGELVDQIPPHWVGQVAAAAREFAAAWRQAAAQLEERARTVDDAGDRRTVDTVA; encoded by the coding sequence ATGGCTCTGCCCGAAACCAGGAGGCTTCCGTCCCCAACATCCGCAACATGCGATTCGGCCGAACTCTGGAACGCCCAGGCAGACACGATCCCCGTTGTTCGGGTCGCTCTCGACGCGCTGGTGACCGACGACTCACCGCGCCTGGCCGGTGAGAACGAGGAGCATGTCCAGCAACTCGCCCAATGCGTCTCACCCCTTCCGCCGATCATCGTCCACCGCGCCACCTCGCGGGTCATCGACGGCGTCCACCGGCTGCGGGCCGCCCGGCTCAAGGGCCGGACGCACATCGACGTCCAGTACTTCGACGGCGACGCGGCCGAGGCCTTCCTGCTGGCCGTCAGCCGCAACGCCAACCACGGTCTGCCGCTGAGCCGTTCCGACCGCAACGCCGCCGCGCTGCGCATCATGCGATCCCATCCCGAGTGGTCGGACCGGATGATCGCCACCGCCGCGGGGCTGTCGCCCAAGACGGTCGGCTCCATCCGCAGGCGTTCGGGTGATGCGCTTCTTCGGTTGAACGTCCGCATCGGTCTGGACGGCAAGACTCGGGTCGTGGACACCGCGGAGCGGCGCAAACTCGCGGGCGAGTACGTACTGGCCCACCCCGACGCCAGCCTGCGGGCGGTGGCCAGGGAGAGCGGCCTCTCCCTGGCCACCGCCCGTGATGTTCGTGAGCGAATACAGAACGGCACCAGCCCGTTGCTGCCCGCCCGTCGCGGCAGCCAGGCCGGCGCGGCCGAGGACCCGTCCGCCGACGAGGCCGACAGCCTCGCCTCGATCGCCATGGCCAAGACGCTCGTCACACTGAAGCGGGACCCCTCGGTCCGCCTCACCGATCACGGCCGCTTCCTGCTGCGGTTACTGGACACCAACGCGGTGGCAAGCAACCGGTGGGGCGAGCTGGTGGACCAGATCCCGCCGCACTGGGTGGGACAGGTGGCCGCCGCCGCCCGTGAGTTCGCCGCCGCCTGGCGGCAGGCGGCGGCACAGTTGGAGGAGCGGGCCCGCACCGTCGACGACGCCGGGGACAGAAGGACGGTGGACACCGTTGCCTGA
- a CDS encoding YybH family protein: MPENEKALKPEDLTRLFVERANAGDATGLAALYEEGAVMAYPAGSTTVGREAIRELWEKVLTHAPHFEAEEPLPTLVCGDIALTATPPKDGSGARAQVVRRQPDGSWLRIIDQPEFRPPTS, from the coding sequence GTGCCCGAGAACGAGAAGGCCCTGAAGCCGGAGGATCTCACCCGCCTCTTCGTGGAACGCGCCAACGCCGGTGACGCCACCGGCCTCGCCGCACTGTACGAGGAGGGGGCGGTGATGGCCTACCCGGCCGGCAGCACCACAGTGGGCCGGGAGGCCATTCGCGAGCTGTGGGAGAAGGTGCTCACCCACGCGCCCCACTTCGAGGCGGAGGAGCCGCTTCCGACTCTCGTCTGCGGCGACATCGCCCTGACCGCCACACCACCGAAGGACGGTTCGGGCGCTCGCGCCCAGGTGGTCCGCCGACAGCCCGACGGCAGCTGGCTGCGCATCATCGACCAGCCGGAGTTCCGTCCGCCCACCAGCTGA
- a CDS encoding LysR family transcriptional regulator, with product MELRQLKYFLAVAEESNFTRAAERVHVSQPGISAQIRQLENSLGTTLIDRSGRSAGLTAVGEVAFHHARAVLAAVEALRHAVDEMNGLVRGRLVVGMVTACTVTPLFEALASFHLAHPGVEISLVEDDSAKLVDYVREGTVDLALIGAAGRAPEDLDGQQVISEAIVAAVPPGHPLASEDGVTLAELSAYPVICLPKGTGIRAVLDQASAARGLTPTVALQASAPGAVVHLAERGLGVAVLSESMLAQHPQLRTVPITDADIAAVLALVSAPTKSPALRELLVHCQDSFGAPADKGLVSAGKTAAD from the coding sequence ATGGAGCTCAGGCAGCTAAAATATTTCCTGGCCGTGGCAGAGGAATCCAACTTCACCCGGGCCGCCGAGCGCGTGCATGTCAGCCAGCCAGGGATCAGTGCTCAGATCCGCCAGTTGGAGAACAGCCTGGGCACGACCCTCATCGACCGGTCCGGCCGCAGCGCGGGACTCACCGCGGTGGGAGAGGTGGCCTTCCACCACGCACGCGCGGTGCTGGCCGCCGTGGAGGCGCTCCGGCACGCCGTGGACGAGATGAACGGACTGGTGCGCGGTCGGCTGGTCGTCGGCATGGTGACAGCGTGTACGGTCACGCCGCTGTTCGAAGCGTTGGCGAGCTTCCATCTGGCCCACCCCGGGGTCGAGATCAGCCTCGTCGAGGACGATTCCGCCAAGCTGGTCGACTACGTCCGTGAGGGAACCGTCGACCTCGCGCTGATCGGCGCGGCCGGCCGGGCGCCGGAGGACCTGGACGGACAGCAGGTGATCAGCGAGGCGATCGTCGCCGCGGTGCCGCCCGGGCATCCGCTGGCCTCGGAGGACGGCGTGACCCTCGCCGAACTGAGCGCCTACCCCGTCATCTGCCTGCCCAAGGGCACCGGCATCCGGGCCGTGCTGGACCAGGCGTCGGCCGCACGAGGCCTGACGCCCACCGTGGCCCTGCAGGCCAGCGCGCCGGGCGCGGTGGTCCATCTCGCCGAGCGCGGACTGGGCGTGGCGGTTCTGTCCGAATCCATGCTTGCCCAGCACCCGCAGTTGCGGACCGTGCCCATCACCGACGCCGACATCGCCGCGGTGCTGGCCCTGGTCTCCGCGCCCACCAAGAGCCCGGCGCTGCGCGAACTGCTCGTGCACTGCCAGGATTCCTTCGGGGCTCCGGCGGACAAGGGCCTGGTCTCGGCCGGCAAGACCGCCGCCGACTGA